The nucleotide sequence CGATGCCGGCCTCGGCGAGCGCGGGGGCGGGAGCGGCGCCACTCTCGCCGCCTCGCTGGTAGTACTCGTGGAGGCCCGGTGAGATGCTCTCCAGCTCGTTGCGCCAGTCGTCCTCGGTGAACTCCCACCACCGGTGGCTGAACTCCAGCAGTACCTTGGTGGCCTGGTCGTAGTGGGTCTCGATGATGGCGCGGCGCTTCTTGTACGACATCGAGGGGACGATCTCCACGAAGCGCAGGGTGGAGAACGGGATGGTGACGATCGCCAGGTCCGCGGTCCACAGCTGGGTCGGACCCGCCGGATTGTCCTCGGCGACGGTCTGCACGGCCACGCCCCACCCGCCCGGTCCGACGGCGCCGGTGCCCTCGGGGACGGAGTCGCGGCTGGGGTCGTCGTACTCGAGGCGGATCATGCGATGGCCGAACCGCACCTCGTCGCGCAGGCCCCGGTGGAGGGCGTCGGGCAGCCGCCAACTGCCGCCGGGTATCTCCCAGTAGCGCACGGTGGGGCTGATGTCGGTGTGGCTCAGGAAGCTGTGGAAGAAGGAGAGATGCAGCCGCGAGGACATGTTCTCCAGCGTTCCGACGGCCTCGATGGCCTCGTCGCTGAGCCCGGCGTAGTCGCGCAGGAAGCCGCCCATCGAATAGCCGTCGAAGTCGCGGATCACCCGGGCCCAGCCCTCGACCCACTGGTCGAACGGCTTGTTGACGCGCTGCCCGTCCACGACGTCGGAGTAGTAGTCCCGCACGCTCTCCAGCGCGTCGTCGACCATCTGTACGGCGGGCGCGCGGACCTCGTCGTCGGTGAGGTGGAAGCCCTCGTTGATCCGTTCCGGGGTGGCGGCGTAGTCGGCGCGCCGCACCTGGACGCGGTTGGTGCGGATCCAGGTGTTGCCGCGCTTGTCGGGCTCGCGGAAGTCGGGGCTGTCGTCGCCGTAGCTCCAGGTGCGGCCGGTGAAGGAGGTGTACGTCACCGGGAGGGCGGGGACATCGGGGCCGCTGCCGGTGGTGGGGTCGACGTCCACGTTGTAGAACTGGCGGCGGCCGAGCCCGAGTTTGTCGACGAGGGCGAGGACGAGCGGGTGGAAGTCGGGCAACCGCATGGCCCCGGCCTCGGCGTACTGGGCGGGGTCGTCGAACGGCTGATGGTGCTTGGTGGTGCGGAAGGTCTTGATGCGCCCGCCGACGCGGCCGGTGTTGGCCTCGAGGATGGTGACGTCGTGGCCCGCGTCCTTGAGCAGGCGGCCGGCCACGAGGCCGGTGATGCCGGCGCCGATGATGAGGATTTTCTTGCGGGGGTGGCGGGTGGGGCCGAGGCGGCCGGTGTCGATCAGGGTATGGAGATATTCGAGTTTGAGGTCGGAGTTGTCCGGCCCGATGAGGAGGAGTTCGCGGGCCAGCCTGAGACACGTCTGCCAGCGGGCACGGGTGGCGGAGTTGTCGCGGGGAGCGTCGGTCATAGCTTGCGATCGTAGATATGCAGAAACGATTTATCGATTCTCCAACTTGGTAATGCGTTGGTAAAGTCCAGAAACTGGATACCTTGCGGCTGACGGAATTTCGACTTGCCGGATTTCCCTCTGGGGAAAGCCCGGGATCCGGCTGGGGCGCAAGCTCTACCAGGGGCGGAGGGGGCGGGGGGAATGCGGGTGTGTCCGTGCCGCGGTGAACTGAGTGGTCGTCACACCGGCATACGCAACGGGTCCGGATCGGCCATGCCGAAGCCGTGGAAGGATGTCGAACTCCTGCCCGATAAAGGCAAGGGGGAAGTCGCATCAACACCTGTGGCCGCTTGTGTGTCCCTCAGAAACCCCTTTCGGCGGGGCGGGCGGGATGTCCGTAGGAGTTTCAGGCCGCCGAGGACATGCCGTAGGAGAAACGAGGTGGGCGGGTTTCCGGCCCACCGGCCCGCCGGAAACTCGCCCACCTGTTCGCATGGAATTTCAGTTCGAAGTCGGCACCGCCTCCGGACTCGGTGCGCCGTCCGGAGTGGCCCCGTCCGGAGTGGCCCTGTCCTGAGCGTCCCCGCCCGGCTCCGCGTCCAGGCTTCGGCGGAAGGTCTCGGGAGCGGCCACCATCGTCGCCGCGGCGATGAGGGCACCCGCCGCGACCAGGAGCATCAGACTCCAGGACGCCCCGCCGCTCCACACGATCAACGACGTGGCCAGCATCGGGGTGAAGCCGCCGAGCACCACACTGCCTGCCTGGTAGCCGATCGACACTCCGCTGTAGCGGACCCGGGCGGGGAACAACTCGGCGTAGAACGCGGCCAGCGGGCCGAACACCGGGCCATGCCCGAAGGCCATGACCACGACCAGGGCCAAACAGATCAGCACCGGCGACCGGGTGTCGACCAGCAGGAAGAACGGTCCCGCGAAGGCCGCCATGAACAGCGCGCCCCCGATGAACACCGGCCGGCGGCCCACCCGGTCGGAGAGCGCGCCCCACAGCGGGATCACCGCGATGTCCACCGCGGCGGCGACCATCACCCCGGTCAGCCCCACCTGCCGTGACAGGTCGAGCTGTTCGGAGAGGTAGGTGAGGATGAAGACGGTGAAGATGTAGTAGTTGCCGCCCTCCGCGAACCGGGCACCGACGGCGATCACCGTCGGGGCCGGATCCGGCCTCGCGGATCCGGCCCTACGGAGGCGCTGTGGTCACCAGTCAGGACGTGGCCCGGCTGGCCGGAGTGTCACAGGCGACCGTCTCCCGGGTGCTCCAGGGCAGCGCCCGGGTCTCCCCGGAGACCAGGGAACGCGTTGTGACCGCCATGAAGCAGGCCGGCTATCACCCCAACGCGGCCGCCAGGGCCATGCGTACCCGGCGCGCCGGCACGATCGGCGTGGTCGTCGCGGACATCACCAACCCCTTCTATCCGCAGCTGCTGGAAGCGGTCAGCGAGGAACTCGGCCGCGCGGGGCAGCGGATGACCTTGTGGAACGCCACCGGACCGAGCGAGGCCAGCGCCCTCGAAGCCATCCGGGAAGGCGCGGTGGACGGGCTCCTGTTCACGACGGTGACCGAGATGTCCAAGCCGCTCGAAGAGGCGCTGCAGCGCAATGAGCCCGTGGTGCTGCTCCACCGGGGGCTGGACCACATCGGCTGTGATCAGGTCACCGCCGACAACATGACCGGAGGGCGGCTCGCCGCCCGGTACCTGGTGCGGGCCGGACATGAGCGCATCGGGTTTCTGCGCGGACCGCAGTCGGCCAGCACCGCGCTCCACCGGGAGCGCGGCTTCCGCGAGATGCTCGGTGAACTGGGGCACCCGCTGGCGCCGGGACTGGTGCGGCAGGGGAACTTCTCCCACGACACGGCGCGCGCCGCGATGCGCGAACTGCTCGACCGCCCGCATCCCCCCTCCGCCGTCTTCTGCGCCAACGACCTCACCGCCCTCGGCGCCGTCGACGGCGCGATCTCCCTGGGCGTGCGGGTCCCCGAGGACGTCTGGGTGGTCGGGTACGACGACATCGCGATGGCCGCGTGGGAGGCGTACGGCCTGACCACCGTGCGGCAGCCGATCACCGACATGGCGCGGATGGCCGTACGCATGCTGATCGAGCGGATCGAGGACCGCACACTGCCCGCCCGGCGCCGGGAGTTCCCGGCCGAGCTGGTGGTCCGGCGGTCCACCGCCCATACGCCCGCTTCCTGACCCTGCTCGCGTACGCCGCCGCCCGGGCGCGTGGCGCTCCCGGGCGGGCGGTCTCCGAGGCGTTCGGCCCGGCGGGCCGTCAGGCGTTTCCACGTGGCGGCCCGTCAGGCGGTCAGCCCTCCAGGGTGTTCCGCAGGGCGGCGAGACCGTCCGCGTAGATGCCGTGGAAGAGCGCGACCGCTTCGTCCTCGCTGACGTCGGTGGGGGTGAACGTCCCGGACCACTCGACGTGCGAGGCGCCGGACCGCCCGGGGACCTCGCGCACGGTCAGGGTGGACAGGTAGTCGGTCACCGGGAACGGCGCGTCGAGGATGGCGTAGCTGTACGAGCGCGCCGCGTCGTCGAACGCCACGAGCCGCTCGACGATCACACCGCCCCCCTCGTTGCGCAGCTGGCGGACGCGGCCGCCCTCGGCGGGGACGCTCTCGGAGATGTACGGCAGCCAGTCGGGCAGCGAGTCGAAGCCGCCGATGAGCTGCCACACCTGCTCGGGTGGTACGGGCAGGTCGAGGGACGCGGTGGTGGAGGCCATGGAAATGCTCCTGTCGGGGTGGGAGACGGGAGGGTGGATCAGTCGGTGGGCAGGGGAGCCAGCGGGGAGACAAGGCCGGCGTCGCGCAGCTCGGTCCAGAACGCCGCGGGGACGGTCTCGTCCAGGGCCGCGACGTCCTCGGCGATGCGGCTGGGCCGGGTCGCACCCGGGATGGCGGCGGCGGTCGCCGGATGGGCGAGGGCGAACTGCAGGGCAGCCGCCTTGACGCTGATGCCGTGCCGCTCGGCGAGCTCCTTGACGCGCGTGACCTTCTCGACGATGTGCGCGGGCGCGTCCTGGTATTCGAAGTGGGTGCCGCCCGCGAGGATGCCGGAGCTGTACGGGCCGCCGACGACGAGGTCGACGCCCTGGTCGACCGCCGTGGGGAGCAGCCGCTGCAGGGCGCGGTCGTGGTCCAGCAGGGTGTAGCGCCCGGCGAGCAGGAAGGCGTCCGGCTTCGGCTCGTCCAGGCCGAGGGTGAGCTCAATGGGCTCGACGCGGTTGACGCCGAGTCCCCAAGCCTTGATCACGCCCTCGTCGCGCAGCCTCTGCAGGACGCGGAAGGCGCCGGTGCGGGCGGTCTCGTAGACGGCGAGCCAATCGTCGCCGTGGAAGTCCTGGGCGACGTCGTGGACCCAGACGATGTCGAGCCGGTCGGTGCGCAGACGCCGCAGGCTGTCCTCGATCGACCGCAGGGTGGCGTCGGCCGTCCACTCGTGCACCATCTTGTTGGGACGGCCGTGTTCGAACAGGCCGCCCTTCTCGCCGAGGTCACGGGTGGCGGGGTCCTCCACCTCGTCCAGGATGACGCGACCCACCTTCGTGCTGAGCACGTACTGGTCGCGGGGGCGTCCGGCGAGCGCGTCGCCGAGGCGTATCTCCGCCAGGCCGGCGCCGTAGAAGGGAGCGGTGTCGTAGTAACGGATGCCGTGGTCCCAGGCGGCGTCGACGGTCGCGGCGGCCTCCTCGGTGGAGACGTCGCGGAACATGCTGCCCAGCGGTGCAGTGCCCAAGCCGAGGCGACCGGGGAGCAGGGACTTGATGGTCATGAAAGGTCCTTGCGAAGACGGGGAGGTGGGCGGACTCACGGCCGTCAGCCGGTCCGCCGTTCTTGCGTCTTCGACAGTAGGATTGCCACTTCAGACTGTCCAAGACTCTCTTGGATAGAGTTGAGTCCTCGGAGGTCTTACGTGCTTGACCTGCGCCTATTGCGCTACTTCAGCGTGGTGGCCGAGACCGAACACGTCGGCCGCGCCGCCGAGCAACTCCACATGTCGCAGTCTCCTCTCAGTCGGCAGATCGCCCAACTGGAGAAGAACCTCGGCCTCACCCTGTTCGAGCGCAGCCAGCAGCGCATCCGGCTCACCCGCGACGGCGCGGTCTTCCTCAGCGAGGCCCGGGCCCTGCTGCGCCACGCCGACCGGCTGGAGAACCTGGGCCGCCGGCTGGGCAGAGGTGAAGAGGGCGGCCTGTGTATCGGCTATGTCGCCGACGCCATGCACACGGGTGTGCTGCCGGGGGCGCTGCGCCGGCTCCAGGAGGAGAGCCCCGGCATCCATGTCGCGCTGTACAGCATGCCCGCGGCCGAGCAATTCGAGGGACTGCGCCAGCGCAGCCTCGACATCGCCCTGGTGCGGGAGCCACCGGACCGCGACGACCCCGTGCTCCGGGCCGCGCCGCTGCTGGAGGACCCGTTGCTGCTCGTCCTCCCGGCGGGCCACCCGCTGGCCGCGAGCGAGACGATCTCGGCGCGGGACCTGGACGGCCAGCCGTGGATCGCGGTCGAGGAGCCGGGCGACCCGGTATGGCGGGACACGTTCGTCGCCGCGTGTGTCGCCTCGGGCTTCACGCCCGACATCCGGCTCGACGCCGCGGACCCGCTGACGGCACTCGGCCTGGTGGCCTCCGGCCTCGGGCTGGCGCTGGTGCAGAAGAGCATGGTGCGCGGGGCGACGGACGCCGTGGCCGTGCGCACGCTGCCCTGGCACGAGGCGTCCGTTCACCTGTGGGCGGTCTGGCACCACGTCGATCTGCGGCCGGTCGTCGCCTCGTTCCGCGAGACGGTGCTGTCGGACGAACGGGAGACGGGTGCGGGGCCACTGGCCGGTGGGCTCGCCTCCGGGGTGTGAGATCAGCCGGGGAGACCGCACCCCGGAATCCGGAGTGACGAAGCGTCAAGGGGCGATGCCTCCAGTGACGCCACGGCCGCGACCAGGGTGGTGAGCCTCGGGTCCCGGCCGGCCAGGTCGAGCGCTTCGCGCAGGGCGCCTTCGTATGTCGGCCGGGCCTGGCGGAGCAGTACCAGACCGGCCTCGGTGACGTTGGTGTAGATCCCGCGCCGGTCGGTGGGACACAGGTAGCGGGAGAGGAGTTCGCGGTCCTCGAGCCGGGTGACCAGGCGGGTGGTGGCGCTCTGGCTGAGGACGACGGCGTCGGCGACCTGCTTCATCTGCAGATGGCCGTTCTCCCCGTCGTGCTGTCGGCTCAGCACGTCCAGAACCGCGTACTCGCGGGCGCTGAGCCCATGGCGGGTGTGCAGGGCCCCCTCGAGATGCGTCTCGATCCTGCTGTGCAGCAGTGACAGGGCGCACCAGCTCTGGGCGAGGGGAGTGGCGGCGAGGTCCGGCGTGGTCATGGGTGCCTCCTGGGGTGGGGCGGGGTGCGTCGGGATGGGCGAGGTCAGGGCCCCGCGGCGGTGACGGTGACGTGATACACAGCACGAGCAATATAGCGCGCTTGCAATTAGTGCGTCTGCAAGTATCGTGGACGCTTGTAAAGGGCGGTAGCAATCACTTGGAGTGAACTTTCATGCCCATCGCACTGCTGGCCCTCGCCATCGGGGCCTTCGGGATCGGAACCACCGAGTTCGTGATCATGGGGCTGCTGCCCGAGGTCGCCGCGGACTTCGATGTGTCCATCCCCACCGCCGGATTCCTGGTGACCGGCTACGCGCTCGGCGTCATGGTCGGCGCGCCGCTGATGACCGCGCTCGGTACGAAGATCTCCCGCAAGCGCATGCTGATGCTGCTGATGGGGCTGTTCGTGGTGGGCAATCTGCTCTCCGCGGTCGCGCCCTCCTTCGGCGTGATGGCCGTGGGACGGATCGTCGCCTCCTTCGCGCACGGCGCGTTCTTCGGCATCGGATCGGTCGTCGCGGCCGACCTGGTCGCACCCGAGAAGAAGGCCGGAGCCATCTCGATGATGTTCACCGGCCTGACCATCGCCAACGTCGTCGGCGTGCCGCTCGGCACCTCGATCGGCCAGTCGCTGGGGTGGCGGACCACCTTCTTCCTCGTCGCGGCGCTCGGCGTGATCGGCCTGGCGGGCATCGCCAAGCTCGTTCCCGAGATCCCCAAGCCGGAGGGCGTGCACCTGATCCATGAGCTGGCGGCCTTCCGCAACGCACAGGTGCTGCTGGCCATGGCGATGACCGTGCTCGGCTTCGGCGGTGTCTTCGCCGCGATCACCTACATCTCGCCGATGATGACCGAGGTCGCCGGCTTCGCGGACTCCTCCGTCACCTGGCTGCTGGTCCTCTTCGGGCTCGGCATGGTCGGCGGCAACCTCGTCGGGGGTCGGTTCGCCGACCGGGCGATGATGCGGATGCTGTACGTGTCGCTGGGCGCCCTCGCGGTGGTCCTGGCAGCGTTCACCTTCACCGCCCACAACAAGATCGCGGCCGCCATCTCCATCGCTCTCGTCGGCGCCCTGGGCTTCGCGACCGTGGCCCCGCTGCAGAAGCGGGTGCTGGACCACGCGGCGGGTGCCCCCACCCTCGCCTCCGCCGTCAACATCGGCGCCTTCAACCTGGGCAACGCGCTCTCGGCCTGGCTCGGCGGCCTGGTGATCTCGGCCGGACTCGGTTACACGGCCCCCAACTGGGTCGGTGCCATCCTCGCCGGATCCGCCCTGGCCCTCGCCGTCCTCTCCGCCGCTCTGGAGCGCCGCGACGCCCGCCACATCCACGACGGCGCCACCGCCGAGCCGGTCCGTGTTTCGACCGCCCGGCACTGAGCTACCCGTCACCGAACAGCACCACCACCGTCAAGGAGACCCACCCGCCATGAGCACCACCGAGACCGCCGTCGCCCCGCTGACCACTCAGGACGCCGAGGCCCTCCTCCAGGCCGCCCGCGCCGCCGCCGAGGCGGCCGGGGTGACGGCCGCGATCAGCGTCCTCGATGCCGGTGGCCACCTCCTGGCCTTCCGGCGCGACGACCGGGCCGTACTGATCGCGGGGGAGACCAGCACCCGCAAGGCGTTCACCGCGCTCCAGCTCAACGCCCCCACCGCGGACCTGGTCGACGCGGTCCAGCCCGGAGGCGTCTTCCACACCCTGCCCACCGCCCTCGACCGCCCGCTGCTGTTCCTCGCCGGTGGCGTCCCGGTCCACCGCGACGGCCGGCTGATCGGCGCGATCGGCGTGGGCGGCGGCGCACCCGAGCAGGACCACGGGATCGCCACCACCGCGCTCGCGACGCTCGGCTGACCCCGAACCACACCACATACCCGCAAGCACAAGCGCGAACCGAGAAGGACACCATGACCTCCGTACCCAACCTCACCCTCCACACCGGCCTCGAGATCCCGCAGTTGGGCTTCGGCGTCTTCCAGGTGGAGGACGCGCAGACCACCGACGCGGTGCTCTCCGCCATCGAGGCCGGCTACCGCAGCATCGACACCGCGGCCATCTACGGCAACGAGGCCGGGGTCGGCCGTGCCCTGGCCACCTCCGGCGTCCCCCGCGAGGAGCTGTTCCTCACCACCAAGCTGTGGAACGCCGACCAGGGATACGACTCCACCCTCGCGGCCTTCGACGCCAGCGTGGCCAAGCTGGGCACCGACTATGTGGACCTCTACCTGATCCACTGGCCCACCCCCGCCCGCGACCTGTACCTGGACACGTGGCGCGCCCTGGAGAAGCTGCTGGCCGACGGCCGTACCCGCGCCATCGGCGTGTCCAACTTCCAGCCCGCCCATCTGCGGCGGCTGCTGGACCACAGCGGTGTGGTCCCGGTCATCAACCAGGTCGAGCTGCACCCCTACCTCCAGCAGGGCGAGCTGCGCGACTTCCACGCCCAGCACAAGATCGCCACCGAGGCGTGGAGCCCGCTCGCCCAGGGCGCCCTTCTCCAGGACCCCGCCCTCGCCGGGATAGCGCAGCGGCACGGCAAGACGCCCGCCCAGGTGGTCCTGCGCTGGCATCTGCAGCTTGGGAACGTCGTGATCCCCAAGTCCGTGACCCCCGCCCGCATCCGGGAGAACATCGACGTCTTCGACTTCACCCTCACCGCCGAGGACATCGAGGCGATCAACGCTCTCGACCGTGGTCAGCGCACCGGGCCCGACCCCGACACCCTCAACTGATCCGACGCCACTCCTCTCGACCGCACCGCTGTGGCCGTGCTCATCAGCCGGCCGCGGCGGCGCGGCTCGTTCCCGCCCCTGATTCCCTTCCTCCGCACCCCCGTTTCCCCTCTCCTGGAAGCCGTCTTCGCGTCATGTCCACTGCCCTGAGCCGCCTGACACACCCCCACGGCGGACGCCTCACCCTCGGCCTGGAACTCCCCCTGGACAACGACTGGGGACAGTCCCGGCTGGCCACCGACCGGAAGGCCGGCCGCCCCTTCGGCGTGCCGTCCCTCGACGCGCACGCCCAACTCGCCCGCCTCGCCGACCAGTCCGGATTCGCCGCCCTGTGGGTCCGCGACGTCCCGCTGTACGACCCGGTGCACTTCGGCGACGCCGGGTCGGTGTTCGAAACCTTCACCCACCTGGGCCACCTCGCGGCGATCACCGAACGTGCCGTCCTCGGCACCGCGGCCGTCGTCCTGCCACTGCGCCGGCCACTCCTGGTGGCCAAGGCGGCCGCGACCGTCGACGTGCTGTCCGGCGGGCGCTTCATCCTCGGCCTGGCCAGCGGTGACCGTCCCGTCGAATACCCGCTCTTCGAAGTCGAGTTCACCACCCGCGCCGAAACCTTCCGCAACGGCGTCGAGGTGCTGCGCACCGCCTGGTCCACCCCGCCGCCCGGCCAGGGGCTGGAACTGCCACGCCTCGGCCTCACCGCCGACCGGCAACTCGACGTGCTGCCCAAACCCACCGCCGGGACCATCCCGATCGCGGTCGCGGGCAACGCCCAGCAGAGCCCGGAGTGGATCGCCGAACACGTCGACGCGAGCCTCAACTACCCCCGCGACCTCGGAGCGCTCCGCCTGAAGACGGAGAAGTGGCGGCGGCTGACGGCCGACCACCCCAAGCCCTACCTGACCCCCATGATGCTCGACCTCCTGCCCGACCCCGCGGCCCCCGCCACCGCCATCCGGCTCGGACTCCGCACCGGCCGGGACGGCCTCGTGGAACACCTGGAGAAGATGTCCGCCCTGGGCGTCGCGCATGTCTCGTTCAACCTGCGACCGGGCGAGCGCCCCATCGAAGACGTACTGGCCGAACTCACCGACCACGTACTGCCGCGTTTCCCCTCACCGGTCGTCGCCGAGGGGCCCGCGGCGGGGTAGTCGCGGCGCCGACCGAGGCCAAGCTGAAACTGGCACGGGACTTCGGCACCGACGAGACGGTGGTCATGGACCGCCACGACGCCTCGGCCTCCCGCGGCGCGCCATCGAGCACGGCACCGGAAGCGACCTCACCCTCATCGCCACCGGCTCCATGGTCCACCCCGCCCTGGAGGCCGCGGCGGCACTCGCCGCGGACGGGTACAGCGTCGGGGTGCTCGACATGCACACCGTCAAACCACTGGACGAGACGGCGGTGCTCAAGGCCGCGCGAGGTTCCCGGCTGCTGATGACGGTGGAGGAACACAATGTGCTCGGCGGCCTCGGCGGCGCCGTGGCCGAGCTGATCAGCGAACACGGCGTACCGGTCCGGCTGCACCGCCACGGGATCCGGGACCAGTACAGCCTCATCGGCCCGCCCACACATCTGTACCGGCACTACCGGCTGGACGCCGCCGGAGTCGAGACAGAAGCCCGCGATCTGCTGCACGCCGGGACCCGCTGACCCCGCAACGGCCGATCCTCCGCGTGATCCGCCCGCCCCGGCGCAAAGGCCGGGGCGGGCATGCGGCTCTGCCGGGTCAGCCGAAGTCGGCGACGGCTCCGGCCACCGCCTTCCAGCCCAGCGCCCGCGAAACCTCCTGGCCGGCCTCGACCAACCGCTCACGCAGACCGGCCGCCTCCGCGCCGAGGATCGCCTCCCGGACCCCGCTGATGGACAGCGCGGCACGCACCTGCCCCCGGTAGTCCAGGATCGGCACGCCGAGCGCGGCCACACCGATGGTCACGTCCTGATCGCTGACCGAGATTCCGGTGCCGAGGGTCTCCTCCAGCACCGGCACCAGCGCGTCCGCCGTGACCGGGGTGGACGGGGTGAACCGCTCCAAGGCCCCCTGCCCGAGGTAGTCCGGCCAGGTGGAGCGGTCCTGGAAAGCCAGCAGGACACGCGAGGCCGCCCCGGCGTGCAGCGGCAGCGCACCGCCGAGCTTCAGGGCGAGGGACTGGACCCGCCGCCCGTCCAGCCGCTCGATGCACACCGCCTCACGGCCGCGCCGGACGCACAGGTACACCGTCTCGCCGGTCTCGTCGTGGAGCCGCTCCATCACCGGCTGCGCGAAGCGCCGCTCGTCGAACCGCTCCACCACGGCGGTGCCGAGGCTGAGCAGATGGAAGCCCAGACGGAAGGTGCCGCGCCGGCTGCCACCCTCCACCATGTCGAGGTGCTGGAGGCTCGACAGCAGCCGGTAGACCGAGCTACGGGGCTCGCCCAGCTCCTCGGCGAGCTGGGCGGCCGTCGCCTCTCCTCGCGCCGCGAGCAGATCGAGGACCTCAACGGACTTACGGACGAGAGCCAGACCACCATCATGCGCCACGCGGGCAAAGATATCACTCAGCGGACAAATGGTCTACTGATCAGTAATCAACGGGGGAGGTGGTGCGGGGTGCCGGGATCCGGTCGTCGCGCACGCGGCGCCGGAACCAGATGACCTTTCCGGTCGTGGTGACGCGGGCGCCGAAGGCGTCGGCGAGCGCGGCGACGAGGAACAGTCCGCGGCCGTTCTCGGCGTCGGGGTCGCTGTGGCGCAGCCGGGGCGCCTCCTGGCAGCCGTCCCCGACCTTGCAGATCACGCAGCATCCGCGGCGCAGCCGCAGCCGCAGCCACACGGGGCTGGTGGCGTGCTCGATCGCATTGGTCACCAGCTCGTCCACCATGAGGACGATGTCGTCGGCGGTGGTGTCGGGCACCCCCCAGCCGCGCAGCGCGCTGGTGGT is from Streptomyces hygroscopicus and encodes:
- a CDS encoding transketolase; protein product: MVHPALEAAAALAADGYSVGVLDMHTVKPLDETAVLKAARGSRLLMTVEEHNVLGGLGGAVAELISEHGVPVRLHRHGIRDQYSLIGPPTHLYRHYRLDAAGVETEARDLLHAGTR
- a CDS encoding magnesium or manganese-dependent proteinphosphatase, with the protein product MTVNPAGAVATAPPSPPNGPQPRRRTGSPDIHPTPQELALRLATEPAAVGRARRATTSALRGWGVPDTTADDIVLMVDELVTNAIEHATSPVWLRLRLRRGCCVICKVGDGCQEAPRLRHSDPDAENGRGLFLVAALADAFGARVTTTGKVIWFRRRVRDDRIPAPRTTSPVDY
- a CDS encoding luciferase; this translates as MSTALSRLTHPHGGRLTLGLELPLDNDWGQSRLATDRKAGRPFGVPSLDAHAQLARLADQSGFAALWVRDVPLYDPVHFGDAGSVFETFTHLGHLAAITERAVLGTAAVVLPLRRPLLVAKAAATVDVLSGGRFILGLASGDRPVEYPLFEVEFTTRAETFRNGVEVLRTAWSTPPPGQGLELPRLGLTADRQLDVLPKPTAGTIPIAVAGNAQQSPEWIAEHVDASLNYPRDLGALRLKTEKWRRLTADHPKPYLTPMMLDLLPDPAAPATAIRLGLRTGRDGLVEHLEKMSALGVAHVSFNLRPGERPIEDVLAELTDHVLPRFPSPVVAEGPAAG